From a region of the Falsiruegeria litorea R37 genome:
- a CDS encoding GNAT family N-acetyltransferase, with protein MIREAEIEDLPRINAFLDQHIETSMFLRSNLATHGLGFSDHPHSTRAFVWEADGQVGVFGLSKVGYVMAQMPDMPLEAAQAFGHAITGHTVLGMTGEKAQVDVTLRGLGLGKAKLKMLDDEPLYQMELADLSETRVNSRALLESDLGPLERWFAHYLEDTGQETEADARSKAAARGRAAFDNGRAEVLLIDGVPVAMADINAHVEDVVQLGGVFVPTEHRGKGYGALVTTAILQREAARGAKQAILFANNPIAARAYESIGFKQIGWYRIALLQTPSEVRS; from the coding sequence TGATCCGCGAGGCTGAGATCGAAGATCTACCTCGGATCAACGCATTTCTGGACCAACACATCGAAACCTCGATGTTTCTGCGCAGCAATCTTGCGACGCACGGATTGGGGTTTTCGGATCATCCCCATTCTACCCGGGCCTTTGTATGGGAGGCTGATGGGCAGGTTGGGGTCTTTGGCCTGTCCAAAGTTGGTTATGTGATGGCACAGATGCCCGACATGCCGCTTGAGGCGGCTCAGGCTTTTGGCCATGCGATCACTGGCCATACCGTTCTTGGAATGACCGGCGAAAAGGCTCAGGTCGACGTGACGTTGCGCGGATTGGGGCTTGGTAAGGCAAAGCTCAAGATGCTGGACGACGAGCCGCTGTATCAGATGGAGCTGGCCGACCTATCCGAGACCCGCGTGAACAGTCGCGCGTTGCTAGAAAGCGATCTTGGCCCATTGGAGCGGTGGTTTGCACACTACCTTGAGGACACTGGTCAAGAGACCGAAGCCGATGCGCGATCCAAGGCTGCAGCGCGCGGGCGTGCAGCGTTTGACAATGGACGGGCCGAAGTGTTGTTGATCGACGGTGTCCCGGTTGCGATGGCTGACATCAATGCCCATGTCGAAGATGTGGTTCAGCTCGGTGGTGTCTTTGTGCCGACAGAACATCGCGGCAAAGGATATGGGGCCTTGGTGACAACAGCGATCTTGCAACGCGAAGCCGCAAGGGGAGCAAAACAGGCGATCCTTTTCGCCAATAACCCAATTGCTGCCCGCGCTTACGAATCCATCGGGTTCAAACAGATCGGTTGGTACCGCATCGCCCTGCTGCAAACCCCAAGCGAGGTCCGGTCATGA